One part of the Gemmatimonadota bacterium genome encodes these proteins:
- a CDS encoding KpsF/GutQ family sugar-phosphate isomerase, producing the protein MKTRNGSVLPPAATLANMGAEVVAREADALRMLSATLSGEAAGAFARSVETLHDTVTGGGRILLTGLGKSGFVGRKVASTLCSTWAPAVFLHPSEAAHGDLGLITPGDALVVISRSGSVESLESLLSTARRRGVPVLGWTSVAESPLAREAEVAIVLEVGAEADPDTLIPSASSTAAMALGDAVAIALFRARGLAAKDFAMLHPGGILGRRLARQVRDFMHEGEALPRVNGQTSLVDALQEISDKRLGLAVIADAECGTLRGVLTDGDIRRALQENPDALRRPVSEVMTTDPRTIAPEEPVARAVRAMESPDRRITSLIVVDAENRPIGILHLHDCLGGEAR; encoded by the coding sequence GTGAAGACGCGGAACGGGAGCGTCCTTCCACCCGCCGCGACGCTTGCGAATATGGGAGCGGAGGTCGTGGCGCGGGAAGCGGACGCGCTGCGGATGCTGAGCGCGACGCTTTCCGGTGAGGCCGCGGGCGCATTTGCGCGCAGCGTCGAGACGCTGCATGACACAGTGACCGGGGGAGGTCGGATCCTTCTGACCGGTCTGGGGAAGTCCGGCTTCGTGGGTCGCAAGGTTGCGTCCACCTTGTGCAGCACCTGGGCGCCGGCCGTGTTCCTGCACCCTTCAGAAGCTGCGCACGGAGACCTTGGGCTGATTACCCCCGGAGATGCACTGGTGGTGATCTCCCGGAGTGGATCTGTCGAGTCGCTGGAATCGCTGCTCTCCACAGCGCGAAGAAGGGGCGTTCCTGTTCTGGGCTGGACATCGGTGGCGGAGTCCCCCCTGGCCAGGGAGGCCGAGGTGGCCATCGTCCTGGAGGTGGGGGCGGAAGCGGATCCCGACACCCTCATCCCGTCGGCTTCGTCCACCGCCGCCATGGCGCTCGGCGATGCCGTGGCCATTGCCCTGTTCCGCGCCCGCGGGTTGGCCGCAAAGGACTTCGCGATGCTCCATCCGGGGGGGATTCTTGGAAGGCGCCTTGCGCGACAGGTGCGGGACTTCATGCACGAAGGGGAGGCTCTTCCCCGAGTGAACGGACAGACTTCTCTGGTGGATGCGTTGCAGGAGATTTCGGACAAGAGACTCGGACTTGCGGTCATTGCGGACGCGGAGTGCGGGACGCTTCGGGGAGTCCTTACCGACGGTGACATTCGGCGCGCCCTTCAGGAGAACCCCGATGCATTGCGTCGCCCCGTCTCAGAGGTCATGACGACCGATCCGCGCACGATCGCCCCGGAGGAACCCGTGGCGAGGGCCGTTCGAGCGATGGAGTCCCCCGATCGCCGCATCACGAGCCTGATCGTGGTCGATGCGGAGAATCGGCCGATCGGGATTCTGCACCTCCACGACTGTCTGGGAGGCGAGGCGAGGTAG
- the kdsA gene encoding 3-deoxy-8-phosphooctulonate synthase — protein sequence MKSVTIGGFRAGEGDLFAIAGPCVIESEELCLRVAEQLRSVADRTGVPVVFKSSFLKDNRSSEESFQGPGPEEGLRILAKVRDETGLPVLSDVHDLSDVAPAGEVLDVIQIPAYLCQQTRLLLAAARTGVVINVKKGQFMAPEDMAAAVGKIRRGGNDRILLTERGSSFGYRNLVVDMRSIAKMQQLGVPVVMDATHAVRIYGVRSDDPLGGEPEYIEMLAKAGVAAGADGVFLETHPNPADGLCDAMSMLALDRMEGVLLRLKRIHDAVAERVISRDETV from the coding sequence GTGAAGTCCGTGACGATTGGCGGGTTCCGTGCGGGCGAAGGGGATCTCTTTGCGATCGCCGGGCCTTGCGTCATCGAAAGCGAAGAGCTTTGCCTTCGCGTGGCGGAACAGCTTCGCTCCGTGGCGGACCGCACGGGGGTTCCCGTGGTCTTCAAGAGCTCGTTCCTGAAGGACAATCGCTCCTCGGAGGAGTCCTTCCAGGGACCGGGTCCCGAGGAAGGGCTGCGCATACTGGCAAAGGTCCGGGACGAGACCGGGCTTCCCGTTCTGTCGGATGTGCACGACCTGTCGGATGTGGCGCCTGCGGGGGAAGTCCTCGATGTGATTCAGATCCCGGCTTACCTGTGCCAGCAGACTCGCCTGCTTCTGGCCGCCGCCCGCACAGGAGTCGTGATCAATGTGAAGAAGGGACAGTTCATGGCGCCGGAGGACATGGCGGCGGCAGTGGGAAAGATTCGTCGCGGGGGGAATGATCGGATCCTTCTGACGGAGCGGGGAAGTTCCTTCGGCTACCGGAATCTGGTGGTGGATATGCGGTCGATCGCGAAAATGCAGCAACTCGGGGTACCCGTGGTCATGGATGCGACACACGCCGTCCGGATTTACGGGGTTCGATCGGACGATCCGCTGGGCGGGGAACCGGAGTACATCGAGATGCTCGCGAAGGCTGGTGTGGCGGCGGGCGCGGACGGGGTCTTTCTGGAGACACACCCGAATCCCGCCGACGGTCTGTGCGATGCCATGAGCATGCTGGCGCTGGATCGGATGGAGGGGGTCCTCCTCCGCCTGAAGCGGATTCATGACGCGGTTGCGGAACGCGTCATCAGCCGGGATGAGACGGTGTGA
- a CDS encoding CTP synthase, with the protein MTKYVIVTGGVVSSLGKGVAAASLGMLLKRQGFSVTLLKLDPYINVDPGTMNPFQHGEVFVTDDGAETDLDLGHYERFLDQAFSRDNNATAGQIYHRVISKERRGDFLGGTVQVIPHITNEIKDRIRRLSDEDQCDVVIVEIGGTVGDIESLPFLEAVRQLRLDVGSENAVFVHVTLVPFIRAADEMKTKPTQHSVRDLRQIGVQPDVLLCRSEMPIPEAVREKIALFCNVDPKAVIEAVDVPTIYEIPRRFHASPLMEIIGGKLGLEAPMPDISEWNAFLDRMKECRERVEIAVCGKYVELQDAYKSIHEALGHAAVHHGRKLAVRWVDSEELENGSAEDGLRGVDGVLVPGGFGSRGIEGKVAAVQYAREHGVPYFGICLGMQVAAAEIGRNVVGLTGATSTEFDPDTPHPVIDLLPEQKGVVDMGATMRLGACECELAPGTLAAEAYGTRTVSERHRHRFEFNKNYESQFEKAGVVFSGRWSDKGLVEIMELPGHPWFVGCQFHPEFLSRPERPHPLFSGFVGACAEHASSVDGAAAEETPTDSVPESAVGESV; encoded by the coding sequence TTGACGAAGTATGTGATCGTGACCGGTGGCGTCGTTTCTTCGCTCGGCAAGGGAGTCGCGGCCGCGTCGCTCGGGATGTTGCTCAAGCGGCAGGGCTTTTCCGTCACTCTCTTAAAGCTCGATCCGTACATCAATGTGGATCCCGGAACGATGAATCCCTTTCAGCACGGAGAAGTCTTCGTCACGGACGATGGCGCGGAGACGGATCTGGACCTCGGGCACTACGAACGCTTCCTCGATCAGGCGTTCTCCCGCGACAACAATGCCACGGCAGGTCAGATCTACCACCGGGTGATCTCCAAGGAGCGACGCGGGGACTTTCTGGGGGGAACGGTTCAGGTCATTCCCCACATTACGAATGAGATCAAGGACCGCATCCGTCGCCTTTCCGACGAAGACCAATGCGATGTTGTGATCGTTGAAATCGGCGGGACGGTGGGAGATATCGAGAGCCTGCCATTCCTGGAGGCGGTTCGGCAGTTGCGTCTGGATGTGGGGTCGGAGAATGCGGTCTTTGTGCATGTGACGCTGGTGCCGTTTATTCGCGCGGCGGACGAGATGAAGACCAAGCCCACGCAGCACTCCGTCCGGGACCTCCGACAGATCGGGGTTCAGCCTGATGTTCTTCTCTGTCGTTCGGAGATGCCCATTCCGGAGGCCGTCCGCGAGAAGATTGCTCTCTTCTGCAATGTAGACCCCAAGGCCGTGATCGAAGCGGTGGATGTTCCCACGATCTATGAGATTCCGCGCCGGTTTCACGCGAGTCCACTGATGGAGATCATCGGAGGGAAGCTGGGGCTGGAGGCTCCCATGCCCGACATCAGCGAGTGGAACGCGTTTCTGGATCGCATGAAGGAGTGTCGGGAGCGGGTGGAGATCGCGGTCTGCGGGAAGTATGTGGAACTTCAGGATGCCTACAAGTCCATCCATGAGGCGTTGGGGCACGCGGCGGTTCACCACGGAAGGAAACTGGCTGTCCGGTGGGTGGACTCGGAAGAACTGGAGAATGGGTCGGCGGAGGACGGACTGCGCGGAGTGGACGGCGTCCTGGTGCCGGGTGGATTCGGCTCTCGCGGGATTGAAGGGAAGGTCGCCGCCGTTCAGTACGCGCGGGAGCACGGCGTGCCCTATTTCGGCATTTGTCTCGGGATGCAGGTGGCGGCTGCGGAAATCGGCCGGAATGTGGTGGGCCTGACCGGGGCCACATCGACCGAGTTCGACCCGGACACCCCGCATCCTGTGATCGATCTTCTGCCTGAACAGAAGGGAGTGGTGGACATGGGAGCCACCATGAGACTGGGAGCCTGCGAGTGCGAGCTTGCTCCGGGGACTTTGGCGGCAGAGGCTTACGGTACCCGGACCGTTAGCGAGCGGCATCGACACCGGTTCGAGTTCAACAAGAACTACGAAAGTCAGTTTGAAAAGGCAGGGGTCGTATTCAGTGGTCGCTGGTCTGACAAGGGACTGGTCGAAATCATGGAACTGCCGGGGCACCCGTGGTTTGTCGGGTGTCAGTTTCATCCGGAGTTCCTGTCGCGCCCGGAACGGCCTCACCCGCTTTTCTCCGGGTTTGTGGGCGCCTGCGCAGAGCACGCCTCCAGCGTGGACGGGGCGGCGGCGGAGGAGACCCCGACGGATTCTGTTCCCGAAAGCGCAGTGGGAGAGAGCGTGTGA
- the kdsB gene encoding 3-deoxy-manno-octulosonate cytidylyltransferase — MKIVAVIPARMGSVRFPGKPLAPILGQPLLAWVVAVAKACRSVDRVIVATDTPEIAVAAEKAGAEGRMTSPEHRTGTDRVAEAVRDTEADIVLNVQGDEPTLLSTDLDALLAVFSDSTVDMATLVVRGADAARRSDPDSVKVVTDDDGNALYFSRAPVPYCAPVACGDADGRRGADAATLLHVGVYAFRRAALERFVSAERTGLEELEDLEQLRALRMGWKIRVVEVEKEPLGVDRPEDIPAVESWLKARGQGVGR; from the coding sequence ATGAAGATCGTGGCCGTGATTCCCGCGCGAATGGGCTCCGTCCGATTCCCGGGGAAGCCGCTTGCGCCCATTCTTGGCCAACCGCTTCTTGCGTGGGTGGTGGCGGTGGCGAAGGCATGTCGGAGCGTGGATCGCGTGATCGTGGCGACGGACACGCCGGAGATCGCCGTTGCGGCCGAGAAGGCAGGTGCGGAAGGGCGAATGACTTCCCCGGAGCACCGGACGGGTACGGACCGTGTGGCCGAAGCGGTGCGGGACACGGAGGCGGACATCGTGTTGAATGTTCAGGGAGACGAACCGACGCTCCTGTCCACCGATCTGGATGCTCTGTTGGCGGTCTTTTCAGATTCGACCGTGGATATGGCCACGCTGGTCGTTCGAGGTGCGGACGCTGCGCGACGATCGGATCCGGATTCAGTAAAAGTGGTGACGGACGATGACGGCAACGCGCTTTATTTCTCCCGGGCGCCGGTCCCGTATTGCGCGCCGGTTGCATGCGGGGATGCTGACGGCCGGAGGGGTGCGGACGCTGCGACGCTCCTTCATGTGGGCGTGTATGCATTTCGACGGGCTGCGCTGGAGCGGTTTGTCTCGGCAGAGCGAACAGGGCTGGAGGAGCTTGAGGATCTGGAGCAACTCCGCGCGCTTCGAATGGGCTGGAAGATCCGTGTCGTGGAGGTTGAAAAGGAACCATTGGGCGTCGATCGACCGGAGGATATTCCCGCGGTCGAGTCATGGCTGAAGGCTCGGGGACAGGGGGTTGGGCGTTGA
- the rpmA gene encoding 50S ribosomal protein L27 — protein sequence MAHKKAGGSSRNGRDSNPKMLGVKVGDGQWVSAGSILIRQRGTRTHPGRNVGLGRDHTLFALVDGRVRFERFQKSRRRVAVMPVSPDA from the coding sequence ATGGCCCACAAGAAAGCAGGCGGCAGTTCAAGGAACGGCCGCGACAGCAACCCGAAGATGCTGGGAGTCAAGGTCGGGGATGGCCAGTGGGTGTCGGCCGGTTCCATCTTGATCCGGCAGCGGGGAACCCGGACTCATCCCGGCAGGAATGTCGGCCTGGGACGGGACCACACCCTTTTTGCGCTGGTGGACGGGCGCGTGCGTTTTGAGAGGTTTCAGAAGAGCCGAAGGCGGGTCGCTGTGATGCCGGTTTCGCCGGACGCCTGA
- the rplU gene encoding 50S ribosomal protein L21: MYAIVETGGRQFRVAPEEKLRIPRLTAAVGEDVEFDRVLLVGGGSQLSVGKPLVEGARVVAEVIAHDREEKIIVFHKKRRKRYQKKRGHRQPCTDILIKDIVA; encoded by the coding sequence GTGTACGCCATCGTCGAGACGGGCGGGCGGCAGTTTCGAGTTGCCCCCGAAGAGAAGTTGAGGATTCCCAGGCTGACGGCAGCCGTGGGTGAAGATGTGGAGTTCGATCGGGTTCTTCTCGTGGGTGGAGGCTCCCAGCTGAGCGTCGGGAAGCCTCTTGTGGAAGGCGCGCGTGTCGTGGCGGAAGTGATCGCCCATGACCGGGAAGAGAAGATCATCGTGTTCCACAAGAAGAGGCGGAAGCGCTACCAGAAGAAGCGCGGACACCGCCAGCCTTGCACCGACATTCTTATCAAGGACATAGTCGCCTGA
- a CDS encoding Rne/Rng family ribonuclease, with protein sequence MKKLETKAPPRRRGGRSAGSGRSRRRGGRRRERSSRGGESAGPDGIFREIIVNQAPGQTRVAIQEDGALVEFMIERPEQRRTVGDIYMGKVTAVLPGIQAAFLDIGMERGAFLHVSDLAELDPTIDEALGIGEEEEERKSDRKRRDSRRRPIEEQLKKGDEFLVQVIKESIGTKGPRVTAQITIPGRFVVLMPEMDHVGVSRKIESREERVRLRDIIRKHRPRGVGLIVRTVGTGEPEDAFASDIAHLHGQWEKVLRDSVGAVAPALIHQEMSLTTGLIRDVFSERFDRIIVDDPDEYRSLREYVEAISPDLADRVVLYEDDVPLFDSFDIEPEIEKTLHRKVWLKKGGYICIDEAEALIAIDVNTGRFKGKKDQEDTIFRCNLEAAAEVARQLRLRDIGGIVVIDFIDMEVEENRVKLLEELRKHLRKDRARTKAFPVSDLGLVEMTRQRVRPPMSSYYSIGCPECHGSGRVLSEESMRARVERVIRRVGMNTLMPRVEILLHPDRAFALLEDGVDLIAALERRFDMEVDIREDKKLQRDDIAVRDERGQDVTSRFL encoded by the coding sequence TTGAAAAAGCTTGAAACCAAGGCCCCGCCCAGGCGGCGAGGCGGCCGATCCGCAGGGTCGGGAAGATCGCGCAGACGCGGGGGAAGGCGCCGCGAGCGCTCCTCCAGAGGCGGGGAGTCCGCCGGACCCGACGGGATCTTTCGCGAGATCATCGTCAATCAGGCACCCGGTCAGACGCGGGTCGCCATCCAGGAGGATGGCGCTCTGGTGGAGTTCATGATCGAACGGCCCGAACAGCGGCGGACCGTGGGCGACATCTACATGGGAAAGGTGACCGCGGTATTGCCCGGGATCCAGGCGGCGTTTCTGGATATTGGGATGGAGCGCGGCGCGTTCCTGCATGTGTCGGATCTTGCGGAACTGGATCCGACAATCGATGAGGCGCTGGGGATCGGGGAAGAGGAAGAGGAGAGGAAGTCCGACCGGAAGCGCCGGGACTCTCGACGCCGCCCCATCGAGGAACAGTTGAAAAAGGGCGATGAGTTCCTCGTGCAGGTGATCAAGGAATCGATCGGTACGAAGGGGCCGCGCGTCACCGCGCAGATCACCATCCCCGGTCGGTTTGTCGTGCTGATGCCCGAGATGGACCATGTGGGCGTGTCGCGGAAGATCGAAAGCCGGGAAGAGCGCGTGCGCCTGCGCGACATTATTCGCAAGCATCGCCCGCGCGGCGTCGGACTCATCGTGCGCACTGTGGGCACCGGAGAGCCGGAGGATGCGTTCGCAAGTGACATTGCGCACCTGCACGGCCAGTGGGAGAAGGTGCTCCGCGACTCGGTCGGGGCGGTGGCGCCCGCGCTGATCCATCAGGAGATGTCGCTGACGACCGGCCTGATTCGCGATGTCTTCAGTGAGCGATTCGATCGGATCATTGTGGACGATCCCGATGAGTACCGTTCTCTCCGGGAGTATGTGGAAGCGATCTCCCCGGATCTTGCGGATCGCGTGGTGCTCTATGAAGACGATGTTCCGCTGTTCGATTCGTTCGACATCGAGCCGGAGATCGAGAAAACGCTGCACCGGAAAGTCTGGCTGAAGAAGGGCGGCTACATCTGCATCGACGAGGCCGAGGCGCTGATTGCCATCGATGTGAATACGGGTCGGTTCAAGGGGAAGAAGGATCAGGAAGACACCATCTTTCGCTGCAATCTGGAAGCGGCCGCAGAGGTGGCGAGGCAGCTTCGCCTTCGCGACATTGGCGGGATCGTGGTGATCGACTTCATCGACATGGAGGTGGAGGAGAACCGCGTGAAGCTCCTGGAGGAACTTCGCAAGCACCTCCGAAAGGACCGCGCGCGAACGAAGGCGTTCCCCGTGAGCGATCTCGGACTGGTGGAGATGACCCGCCAGCGGGTGCGTCCGCCTATGTCCAGCTACTACTCAATCGGGTGCCCGGAGTGCCACGGTTCGGGCCGGGTTCTCTCCGAGGAGTCCATGAGGGCTCGTGTGGAGCGGGTCATCCGGCGGGTTGGCATGAACACGCTGATGCCCCGGGTGGAGATCCTTCTGCATCCGGACCGGGCTTTCGCCCTCCTGGAGGACGGAGTGGATCTGATTGCGGCGTTGGAGCGTCGTTTCGACATGGAAGTGGACATTCGGGAGGACAAGAAGCTCCAGCGGGACGATATCGCCGTACGGGACGAACGGGGGCAGGATGTGACGAGTCGCTTCCTGTAG
- the nadD gene encoding nicotinate-nucleotide adenylyltransferase produces the protein MARLGIFGGTFDPIHTGHLIIAAAAADRLRLDQVLFVPARVPPHKGPVGTSAEHRYRMVVLAIDGNPGFSASNAELGRDGPSYTVETLRDFRRDSPSGTELFLIMGTDSILEIESWKDYDTLLEESEVVVLARQGSGTEGLPAAIRDRITLLPTPLVEISSSEIRAAVRDGRSIRYLVAESVEEYIRSQGLYIS, from the coding sequence ATGGCACGCCTCGGCATCTTCGGCGGCACTTTCGACCCAATCCATACGGGTCACCTGATCATCGCGGCGGCGGCGGCGGATCGTCTTCGTCTGGATCAAGTTCTCTTTGTGCCCGCCCGGGTTCCCCCACATAAGGGACCGGTCGGGACATCCGCTGAACATCGTTATCGCATGGTCGTCCTGGCCATTGATGGCAACCCCGGGTTCTCGGCATCCAATGCTGAACTGGGTCGGGACGGACCTTCCTACACTGTGGAAACGCTTCGTGATTTTCGGAGGGATTCTCCTTCCGGGACGGAGCTTTTCCTGATCATGGGAACTGACAGCATTCTGGAGATCGAGTCCTGGAAGGACTACGACACCCTCCTTGAGGAGTCTGAAGTGGTCGTCCTTGCCCGTCAGGGCAGCGGCACGGAAGGACTCCCCGCAGCGATCCGAGACCGGATCACCCTGCTCCCGACCCCGCTTGTGGAGATCTCCTCTTCGGAGATCCGGGCGGCCGTGAGAGACGGGCGGTCCATTCGGTATCTCGTGGCGGAATCGGTGGAGGAGTACATTCGATCCCAGGGGCTCTACATCTCCTGA
- the bamD gene encoding outer membrane protein assembly factor BamD, producing the protein MKTTWWTAAAFSVATAALLAGCAGSGPSMGSDPVVLVEYAEARIEAGKYLDAVDYLEHFARSYPGSALMPRVRMRLGDARFGLGQYILAEGEYSAVVQDFRASPFAEEAEFGIARSAFASILPYDLDQSITERAIVLLSDFRANHPESDYRAEVEESLAECRDRLARREYEAGLFYEKQRRLRSAKIQHEYILQHFPETVWAARACFRLGSIHGSRGELDLAASWYRKVAEMGPDTDEAAEALSILAGMHSEEAD; encoded by the coding sequence ATGAAGACAACCTGGTGGACGGCGGCCGCGTTCTCGGTCGCAACGGCAGCATTGCTCGCGGGGTGCGCGGGTTCGGGGCCTTCCATGGGCTCGGATCCGGTCGTGCTGGTCGAGTACGCGGAAGCTCGCATTGAGGCGGGCAAGTATCTGGATGCCGTCGATTATCTGGAGCATTTCGCACGGAGTTATCCGGGATCTGCCCTGATGCCGCGTGTGCGGATGCGCCTCGGAGACGCCCGGTTCGGGCTGGGACAGTACATACTGGCCGAGGGGGAGTACTCCGCAGTGGTGCAGGACTTCCGCGCTTCCCCGTTTGCAGAGGAGGCGGAGTTCGGAATCGCGCGGAGTGCTTTCGCGTCCATTCTTCCCTACGATCTGGATCAGAGCATTACGGAGCGTGCCATTGTGCTCCTCTCTGACTTTCGTGCGAATCATCCAGAGAGCGACTACCGGGCCGAAGTGGAGGAGAGTCTGGCGGAATGCCGGGATCGCCTGGCTCGCCGGGAATACGAGGCAGGCCTTTTCTATGAGAAGCAGCGTCGCCTTCGCTCGGCCAAGATTCAGCACGAGTACATTCTCCAGCATTTCCCCGAGACAGTCTGGGCCGCGCGGGCCTGCTTCCGACTCGGGAGTATCCATGGCTCGCGGGGAGAGTTGGATCTCGCCGCGTCGTGGTATCGCAAGGTCGCCGAAATGGGGCCGGATACAGACGAAGCCGCGGAGGCTTTGAGCATTCTCGCCGGGATGCATTCCGAGGAGGCCGACTGA
- a CDS encoding PorV/PorQ family protein, which yields MILRIASFCLAALLLCAPGAAAEPNSTGFHFLELGAGARTEALGGTGATLATGADALSWNPALLASETSATVSASLFRWMGAATSGYLAAARPMGGGTGALGVRSLSVAEFDNTAGAEAAVGQTDLAVEAGYARTLRGRLDAGASLGLVRSALAGETASGWVAGGGLLYRFVPGWNLSVGVRDFGSAIGYGEGAEEPLPTRFTTGVAGTVGDFRFGVESEWRNGFGSSTGFGVEYGVGKRASLRAGARVGEEPDGGVDPWALGAGFLVRPGLEVDYAFRNGAVTPSHRFGVRWTPAGSVARETGVLSRVEYFSEVAAVAVGDALSAFPEDVGAVLVRPMTNHRAGSLLTDALATALEARGLEVKKSDALPEILDDVDLETKALLLESLKTSGSLPDSGSALIEVEVVQSEYLETHARRARWIGPRSFDRTASVGLTLHLTAAGEGDSFWTAGGAGTRSETVAEASVPESTGYPPRLGLDGKNGKSWKSHPLVEPAIVGGIVTGLVLVFFANQDVGE from the coding sequence ATGATTCTGCGAATCGCAAGCTTCTGCCTGGCCGCGCTACTGCTGTGCGCCCCGGGAGCGGCGGCCGAGCCGAACTCCACGGGCTTCCACTTTCTGGAGCTGGGAGCGGGGGCGCGAACCGAGGCCCTGGGCGGGACAGGCGCGACGCTCGCGACCGGCGCGGACGCCCTCAGCTGGAACCCGGCGCTTCTCGCATCGGAGACCTCCGCGACCGTGTCGGCATCGCTGTTTCGCTGGATGGGAGCGGCCACTTCCGGGTATCTCGCAGCCGCTCGTCCGATGGGCGGAGGCACCGGGGCTCTTGGCGTGAGGTCGCTGTCGGTGGCGGAGTTCGACAACACGGCGGGTGCCGAAGCCGCAGTGGGGCAAACAGATCTTGCGGTCGAGGCGGGCTATGCCCGGACACTTCGGGGGCGTCTGGATGCCGGAGCCTCGCTCGGGCTGGTACGAAGCGCATTGGCGGGAGAGACCGCGAGCGGCTGGGTGGCCGGGGGAGGACTCCTGTATCGGTTCGTGCCGGGGTGGAATCTTTCCGTCGGAGTCCGGGATTTCGGGTCGGCGATCGGTTATGGTGAGGGGGCGGAGGAACCACTTCCCACGCGCTTCACCACAGGCGTGGCGGGCACGGTGGGAGATTTTCGATTTGGTGTGGAGTCGGAGTGGAGAAACGGTTTCGGTTCCTCCACGGGCTTCGGTGTGGAGTATGGTGTCGGGAAGCGGGCCTCGCTGCGAGCGGGAGCTCGCGTCGGAGAGGAACCGGATGGAGGGGTGGACCCGTGGGCCTTGGGTGCCGGGTTCCTGGTTCGTCCGGGGCTGGAAGTGGACTACGCGTTTCGGAATGGTGCGGTGACCCCCAGCCATCGGTTTGGGGTGCGCTGGACCCCTGCTGGAAGTGTCGCCCGGGAGACGGGAGTTCTGAGTCGTGTGGAGTATTTCAGTGAGGTGGCGGCGGTGGCGGTGGGAGATGCGCTGAGTGCATTTCCTGAGGATGTGGGGGCTGTCCTTGTGAGGCCCATGACGAACCATCGGGCGGGGTCTCTTCTGACCGACGCCCTGGCAACGGCCCTCGAAGCTCGCGGGCTGGAAGTGAAGAAAAGTGACGCGCTCCCTGAGATCCTGGATGACGTGGATCTGGAGACCAAGGCACTCTTGCTGGAGTCTCTGAAGACAAGCGGCTCATTGCCGGATTCCGGGTCGGCGCTGATCGAGGTTGAAGTCGTTCAATCGGAATATCTGGAGACCCATGCACGAAGAGCCCGATGGATCGGGCCCCGTTCCTTCGACCGGACTGCGTCGGTAGGGCTTACGCTCCACCTGACTGCCGCGGGAGAGGGAGACTCGTTCTGGACAGCCGGCGGTGCCGGTACCCGGTCGGAGACAGTGGCCGAGGCATCCGTTCCTGAATCGACGGGTTATCCGCCGAGATTGGGGCTGGATGGAAAGAACGGGAAGAGCTGGAAATCCCATCCGCTGGTGGAACCTGCCATCGTCGGTGGAATTGTCACGGGACTCGTGCTGGTCTTCTTCGCGAATCAGGATGTCGGCGAGTAG